The Euphorbia lathyris chromosome 3, ddEupLath1.1, whole genome shotgun sequence genome contains a region encoding:
- the LOC136223099 gene encoding oligouridylate-binding protein 1B-like isoform X1, giving the protein MQHQRLTIKQQQQALMQHALLQQQNLYHPGLLAPPQIEPIPSGNLPPGFDPSTCRSVYVGNIHTQVTEPLLQEVFASTGPVEGCKLIRKEKSSYGFIHYFDRRSAALAILSLNGRHLFGQPIKVNWAYASGQREDTSGHFNIFVGDLSPEVTDSTLFACFSVFSSCSDARVMWDQKTGRSRGFGFVSFRSQQDAQSAINDLTGKWLGSRQIRCNWATKGAVNNDDKQSTDGKSVVELTNGSSEEGKETASNEAPENNPQYTTVYVGNLAPEVTQLDLHRHFHSLGAGVIEEVRVQRDKGFGFVRYSTHSEAALAIQMGNAPSLLCGKLIKCSWGSKPTPPGTSSNPLPPPVAAAPLPGLSSTDFIYERQLAMGKMGGVHALMHPQGQHHPLKQAAMGMGAAGASQAIYDGGFQNVAAAQQLMYYQ; this is encoded by the exons ATGCAGCACCAGAGGCTTACCATTAAACAGCAGCAACAAGCTCTGATGCAGCATGCTCTCCTTCAACAACAGAACCTCTACCACCCTGGTCTTCTTGCTCCCCCTCAG ATTGAGCCAATTCCCAGTGGAAATCTGCCTCCCGGTTTTGATCCTAGCACTTGCCGCAGTGT CTATGTGGGAAATATCCACACACAAGTAACTGAACCACTTCTCCAAGAAGTTTTTGCAAGTACAGGTCCTGTTGAAGGCTGTAAACTTATTAGAAAGGAAAAG TCATCGTATGGATTTATTCACTACTTTGATCGTAGATCAGCTGCTCTTGCTATACTCTCTCTTAATGGAAGGCATCT ATTTGGACAACCTATCAAAGTTAATTGGGCGTATGCTAGTGGTCAGCGGGAAGATACATCAG gCCATTTCAACATATTTGTTGGAGATCTCAGTCCTGAGGTTACCGATTCGACACTGTTTGCGTGCTTTTCAGTGTTTTCTAGTTGCTC AGATGCTAGGGTTATGTGGGATCAGAAAACTGGACGTTCAAGAGGGTTTGGGTTTGTTTCTTTCCGAAGTCAACAG GATGCGCAAAGTGCAATAAATGACTTAACAG GGAAATGGCTTGGGAGTAGACAGATTCGTTGCAACTGGGCTACAAAAGGTGCTGTTAACAATGATGATAAGCAGAGCACTGATGGCAAAAGCGTTGTGGAACTAACAAATGGCTCATCAG AAGAAGGCAAGGAAACAGCAAGTAACGAGGCTCCTGAAAATAATCCTCAGTACACAACTGTTTATGTTGGCAATCTTGCTCCGGAG GTCACCCAGCTTGACTTACACCGCCATTTCCATTCTCTTGGTGCTGGAGTCATTGAGGAGGTCCGAGTCCAGCGGGACAAAGGATTTGGTTTTGTGAGATACAGTACCCATTCTGAGGCAGCTCTAGCTATTCAAATGGGAAACGCCCCATCGCTTCTTTGTGGTAAACTCATAAAG TGCTCATGGGGTAGCAAGCCAACCCCACCAGGAACGAGTTCAAACCCACTCCCACCACCTGTCGCCGCCGCACCTTTGCCAGGCCTATCATCCACTGATTTTATCTATGAACGGCAACTAGCAATGGGGAAAATGGGTGGTGTCCATGCCTTGATGCACCCGCAGGGTCAGCATCATCCTCTTAAACAAGCAGCAATGGGAATGGGTGCAGCCGGAGCAAGCCAAGCAATATACGACGGCGGTTTCCAGAATGTTGCTGCAGCCCAGCAGCTCATGTATTACCAGTAA
- the LOC136221551 gene encoding protein FLUORESCENT IN BLUE LIGHT, chloroplastic isoform X1, whose translation MAGIIIRSSGFLCRPSPPSDLIISGNLPIPGKLDSVMFKVDKFSSAIGDGSNAPSSLFRFKCIGGKTLHSISAIEGLKVIIHGKFFPNLSAHQDKLKWRSSAMTFFVTNALMWNTPFEALAETSCEVDNDFLNMPLLLFVALVGATVGGLLARQRKGELKRLNEQLRQINAALRRQAKIESYAPSLSYAPVGSRIQDEVIVDPRKQELISRLKTGKNFLRIQDPEKAYIEFKAALELAQSLQDPTEEKKAARGLGASLQRQGKYYEAIKYHSMVLAISERQGEDSGNTEAYGAIADCYTELGDLERAGKFYDQYIARLETD comes from the exons ATGGCAGGCATAATAATCCGTTCTTCCGGGTTCCTCTGCCGCCCTTCTCCGCCCTCCGATCTCATCATCTCCGGCAATCTACCCATTCCCG GGAAGTTAGATTCAGTAATGTTTAAAGTAGACAAGTTTTCATCAGCAATTGGAGATGGTTCAAATGCACCATCATCTCTCTTCCGTTTCAAGTGTATTGGGGGGAAAACTTTACATTCGATCTCTGCAATCGAAGGGCTTAAGGTCATCATCCATGGaaaattctttccaaatttgTCAGCTCATCAG GACAAATTAAAATGGAGATCCTCCGCAATGACTTTTTTTGTTACTAACGCATTGATGTGGAATACACCTTTTGAAGCTTTAGCTGAAACATCGTGTGAGGTTGATAACGACTTTCTCAACATGCCTCTACTGCTTTTTGTGGCTCTTGTAGGAGCCACTGTTGGAG GGTTGCTTGCACGACAGAGAAAAGGGGAATTGAAGCGGTTGAATGAACAATTGCGCCAAATCAATGCTGCTCTAAGAAGGCAGGCTAAAATCGAGTCTTATGCCCCCAGCTTGAGTTATGCTCCTGTTGGCAGCAGAATACAAGATGAAGTGATTGTTGATCCAAGAAAGCAGGAGTTGATATCTCGGCTAAAAACTGGGAAGAATTTTCTGAGAATTCAAGACCCAGAAAAGGCATATATTGAGTTTAAGGCAGCTCTTGAGCTTGCTCAGAGTCTGCAGGATCCAACAGAAGAGAAAAAAGCTGCAAGAGGATTAG GGGCCTCGTTGCAAAGGCAGGGTAAGTATTATGAAGCGATTAAATATCACTCAATGGTTCTTGCAATCTCCGAACGACAAGGAGAGGACTCGGGAAATACGGAGGCTTATGGCGCTATAGCCGACTGTTATACTGAACTTGGAGATCTAGAGCGAGCCGGGAAATTCTATGACCAGTACATTGCAAGGCTGGAAACCGACTGA
- the LOC136221551 gene encoding protein FLUORESCENT IN BLUE LIGHT, chloroplastic isoform X2: MMDKLKWRSSAMTFFVTNALMWNTPFEALAETSCEVDNDFLNMPLLLFVALVGATVGGLLARQRKGELKRLNEQLRQINAALRRQAKIESYAPSLSYAPVGSRIQDEVIVDPRKQELISRLKTGKNFLRIQDPEKAYIEFKAALELAQSLQDPTEEKKAARGLGASLQRQGKYYEAIKYHSMVLAISERQGEDSGNTEAYGAIADCYTELGDLERAGKFYDQYIARLETD, translated from the exons ATGATG GACAAATTAAAATGGAGATCCTCCGCAATGACTTTTTTTGTTACTAACGCATTGATGTGGAATACACCTTTTGAAGCTTTAGCTGAAACATCGTGTGAGGTTGATAACGACTTTCTCAACATGCCTCTACTGCTTTTTGTGGCTCTTGTAGGAGCCACTGTTGGAG GGTTGCTTGCACGACAGAGAAAAGGGGAATTGAAGCGGTTGAATGAACAATTGCGCCAAATCAATGCTGCTCTAAGAAGGCAGGCTAAAATCGAGTCTTATGCCCCCAGCTTGAGTTATGCTCCTGTTGGCAGCAGAATACAAGATGAAGTGATTGTTGATCCAAGAAAGCAGGAGTTGATATCTCGGCTAAAAACTGGGAAGAATTTTCTGAGAATTCAAGACCCAGAAAAGGCATATATTGAGTTTAAGGCAGCTCTTGAGCTTGCTCAGAGTCTGCAGGATCCAACAGAAGAGAAAAAAGCTGCAAGAGGATTAG GGGCCTCGTTGCAAAGGCAGGGTAAGTATTATGAAGCGATTAAATATCACTCAATGGTTCTTGCAATCTCCGAACGACAAGGAGAGGACTCGGGAAATACGGAGGCTTATGGCGCTATAGCCGACTGTTATACTGAACTTGGAGATCTAGAGCGAGCCGGGAAATTCTATGACCAGTACATTGCAAGGCTGGAAACCGACTGA
- the LOC136223099 gene encoding oligouridylate-binding protein 1C-like isoform X2, with protein MLSFNNRTSTTLVFLLPLSYVGNIHTQVTEPLLQEVFASTGPVEGCKLIRKEKSSYGFIHYFDRRSAALAILSLNGRHLFGQPIKVNWAYASGQREDTSGHFNIFVGDLSPEVTDSTLFACFSVFSSCSDARVMWDQKTGRSRGFGFVSFRSQQDAQSAINDLTGKWLGSRQIRCNWATKGAVNNDDKQSTDGKSVVELTNGSSEEGKETASNEAPENNPQYTTVYVGNLAPEVTQLDLHRHFHSLGAGVIEEVRVQRDKGFGFVRYSTHSEAALAIQMGNAPSLLCGKLIKCSWGSKPTPPGTSSNPLPPPVAAAPLPGLSSTDFIYERQLAMGKMGGVHALMHPQGQHHPLKQAAMGMGAAGASQAIYDGGFQNVAAAQQLMYYQ; from the exons ATGCTCTCCTTCAACAACAGAACCTCTACCACCCTGGTCTTCTTGCTCCCCCTCAG CTATGTGGGAAATATCCACACACAAGTAACTGAACCACTTCTCCAAGAAGTTTTTGCAAGTACAGGTCCTGTTGAAGGCTGTAAACTTATTAGAAAGGAAAAG TCATCGTATGGATTTATTCACTACTTTGATCGTAGATCAGCTGCTCTTGCTATACTCTCTCTTAATGGAAGGCATCT ATTTGGACAACCTATCAAAGTTAATTGGGCGTATGCTAGTGGTCAGCGGGAAGATACATCAG gCCATTTCAACATATTTGTTGGAGATCTCAGTCCTGAGGTTACCGATTCGACACTGTTTGCGTGCTTTTCAGTGTTTTCTAGTTGCTC AGATGCTAGGGTTATGTGGGATCAGAAAACTGGACGTTCAAGAGGGTTTGGGTTTGTTTCTTTCCGAAGTCAACAG GATGCGCAAAGTGCAATAAATGACTTAACAG GGAAATGGCTTGGGAGTAGACAGATTCGTTGCAACTGGGCTACAAAAGGTGCTGTTAACAATGATGATAAGCAGAGCACTGATGGCAAAAGCGTTGTGGAACTAACAAATGGCTCATCAG AAGAAGGCAAGGAAACAGCAAGTAACGAGGCTCCTGAAAATAATCCTCAGTACACAACTGTTTATGTTGGCAATCTTGCTCCGGAG GTCACCCAGCTTGACTTACACCGCCATTTCCATTCTCTTGGTGCTGGAGTCATTGAGGAGGTCCGAGTCCAGCGGGACAAAGGATTTGGTTTTGTGAGATACAGTACCCATTCTGAGGCAGCTCTAGCTATTCAAATGGGAAACGCCCCATCGCTTCTTTGTGGTAAACTCATAAAG TGCTCATGGGGTAGCAAGCCAACCCCACCAGGAACGAGTTCAAACCCACTCCCACCACCTGTCGCCGCCGCACCTTTGCCAGGCCTATCATCCACTGATTTTATCTATGAACGGCAACTAGCAATGGGGAAAATGGGTGGTGTCCATGCCTTGATGCACCCGCAGGGTCAGCATCATCCTCTTAAACAAGCAGCAATGGGAATGGGTGCAGCCGGAGCAAGCCAAGCAATATACGACGGCGGTTTCCAGAATGTTGCTGCAGCCCAGCAGCTCATGTATTACCAGTAA